Part of the Tenacibaculum sp. SZ-18 genome, ATCTGTATGAATAACTCCAGCTGCTTGAGGTGCAGTAACTCCAACAGGAATAGTCCAAGCTCTAACTTCCTTTTCACCTGCTGTGAAGTAAGTTTGAAGATCTAATAATTTATAAGCTGATCGGATTAATCTTGATACTCCTGGTTCCTCTAGGCCTATATCACTTAAAAACATCTGACGCTCTTCGTAATCATCTAATTCTGCAATATCTGCTTCTGTGGCAACCGCTAAAACAATAATTTCAGCATCTTCATCTTTAACAGCTTCCTTAACCCTATCAACATAAGTATTTCCATCTTTTGCTGAAGATTCATCAACATTACAAACATACATTACTGGCTTAGCTGTAATAAATTGCATAGACTTAACTAGATCCTCTTCTTTCTCAGTAAAATCAATAATTCTAACTGATTTACCTTCCATTAAAACTTCCTGAATTTTCTCTAAAAGTGCTAGTTCAGCTTGAGCTTCTTTGTTTCCAGTTTTTGCTGCTCTTTTTACTTTTTCTAATCGCTTTTCTACAGCTTCTAAATCTTTTAACTGTAATTCAATATCAATTGTTTCTTTATCTCTAATTGGATCAACTGAACCATCAACATGAACAATATTATCATTATCAAAACAACGTAACACATGTAAAATTGCATCTGTCTCCCTAATATTAGCTAAAAACTGATTTCCTAATCCTTCTCCTTTACTTGCTCCTCTTACTAATCCAGCAATATCAACAATTTCTACAGTTGCAGGAATTACTTTTTCAGGATTTACCAATTCTTCTAGTTTTTCTAATCTAGGATCTGGTACATTTACAACACCTAAATTTGGTTCAATAGTACAAAACGGAAAGTTTGCACTTTGTGCTTTTGCATTCGATAAACAATTGAATAAAGTTGATTTTCCAACATTTGGTAATCCTACAATTCCAGCTTTCATTT contains:
- the ychF gene encoding redox-regulated ATPase YchF, whose protein sequence is MKAGIVGLPNVGKSTLFNCLSNAKAQSANFPFCTIEPNLGVVNVPDPRLEKLEELVNPEKVIPATVEIVDIAGLVRGASKGEGLGNQFLANIRETDAILHVLRCFDNDNIVHVDGSVDPIRDKETIDIELQLKDLEAVEKRLEKVKRAAKTGNKEAQAELALLEKIQEVLMEGKSVRIIDFTEKEEDLVKSMQFITAKPVMYVCNVDESSAKDGNTYVDRVKEAVKDEDAEIIVLAVATEADIAELDDYEERQMFLSDIGLEEPGVSRLIRSAYKLLDLQTYFTAGEKEVRAWTIPVGVTAPQAAGVIHTDFEKGFIRAETISYNDYETYGSEAKVKEAGKVRVEGKEYVVADGDVMHFRFNV